In Arachis hypogaea cultivar Tifrunner chromosome 17, arahy.Tifrunner.gnm2.J5K5, whole genome shotgun sequence, a single window of DNA contains:
- the LOC114925653 gene encoding uncharacterized protein: protein MAVGDFNEIVAPDESTGAYFSSHRASLLATTLDDCELFDLKVTGRRYTWYRAVQAGRDLAKRLDRAIVNEAWMTMFPEGYSEILSRLHSDHCPILVRCHGSPRVKGSRPFRFQAAWATHPSYKHVISKAWNQEFGGVTERLKMIDQIQRRLEVTDVLSLRIKEAELREDYNRLLLQEELFWYQKSREQWVKYGDRNTKFFHLQTLVRRNHNRVHGLYVRDGSWSTNPDILQEEALSFYKNLFGTTEEVDVDCLGDVPMPTLSTEACARLIDPVSFTEVKSAVFSYKESGPNGHAFS, encoded by the exons ATGGccgttggtgattttaatgagattgtgGCACCAGATGAGAGTACAggtgcttatttttcttctcacagAGCTAGTCTATTAGCTACTACTCTAGATGACTGTGAGCTCTTTGATCTTAAAGTGACTGGTAGGAGATATACTTGGTATAGAGCAGTTCAGGCTGGCAGGGACTTGGCTAAAAGGTTGGATAGAGCTATAGTTAATGAGGCGTGGATGACAATGTTTCCTGAGGGTTATTCTGAAATTCTTAGCAGGCTTCattctgatcattgtcctatttTAGTTCGTTGTCATGGTAGCCCCAGAGTGAAAGGTTCACGTCCTTTTAGGTTTCAAGCTGCGTGGGCAACACATCCTTCTTATAAACATGTTATTAGTAAGGCTTGGAATCAAGAGTTTGGAGGCGTTACCGAAAGGCTTAAGATG ATTGATCAGATTCAACGGCGTTTGGAGGTTACCGATGTGTTATCTCTGAGAATTAAAGAAGCTGAACTGAGGGAAGATTACAATAGGCTTTTGTTGCAAGAGGAACTTTTTTGGTACCAGAAATCTAGAGAGCAGTGGGTCAAGTATGGGGATAGAAACActaaattctttcatcttcagactTTGGTACGTAGAAACCATAATAGAGTACATGGATTATATGTTAGAGATGGGTCTTGGTCTACTAATCCAGATATTCTCCAggaagaagctctctcttttTACAAGAATCTCTTTGGTACAACAGAAGAGGTTGATGTTGATTGTTTAGGGGATGTTCCGATGCCCACTCTAAGTACTGAGGCTTGTGCTAGGTTAATTGACCCTGTCTCTTTTACGGAAGTCAAGTCAGCAGTATTCA GCTACAAAGAGTCAGGTCCAAATGGTCATGCATTCTCTTAA